TGTTTATAGCCACAGGAATGGTTGTCTGGGGATTTTTTATCCTCAGAAATCCTCACGAATGTAAAACTGAAGGTGAAATGCTTAAGCCTTCGCTTTTGCTTATTATTCCCTGTCCTATTTGCCTTATGGCAATAACCTTTTCCATCTGGGCGGCTTTAAGCGTTATCAAATTGCCGGCTATGCTGGTGGGATTTGGAATGGGGATGACATTTGCCATCTTCTCCTTTCTGCTTCTTATGGTCACACGCAAGAGAAAGTCAGCTATATCTCTTGGTTTGAGTATGATGGGAATTGGTCTTTATTTCATTGCGGCTTTATTTCTTCCGGCAAAGATTGAAGAGGCGCGGGGAATATATAACTCCTTTGTCAATGAGGGGAGTGGGCTGGCTTTAAATAATCAAATTGGTGTCTTTGTTGTTCTTTTGGGAGCTATCTTAACTGGTTTTTGTCAGAAAAGGTAACCGTTCAGGTATAGGTAAAAAGATAGTAATTATTTAGCCACAGATTAACACAGATTAGCACAGATAAAGACAGACTTTTGGGTAAATCAGGATTAGTAATGAGGTGGTATGAGAATAATGTTTCTTTTATCCCAAACCCCGAAATCAAAATCCCGATTTTTATACTTCTATTAATTTAAAAAGCAATTACTTGCGTATATTTAAAAAAATCCGTGTTTTATCTGTGTTCATCAGTGGCTGAACAGTTACCAGAAAAGGAGACTGGATAAATGAATATCCTCGCTGGACTTGAAACATTTCTATATGTTATCTCATCTGCCCTCTTTTACCCGGTAATAGCCGGGCTTGTTCTGCTCACCTTCTGGATAGTTATCTTTTTGGGCGGCTTTTTGCGGGAGTATATTGAAAGAAGGCAAGGACATTATCTTGCTGTCGAAAGGTATAAAACGGTGATATCATCTCCAGCGGTTGACACCAACCTTGACCTTCATCTGGAAAGACTTCTTCAGAAAGCCGAGCTTGACCTTATCAAATCGCTTGACCAGATAAGGTT
This window of the bacterium genome carries:
- a CDS encoding DUF2162 domain-containing protein → MGLDVILWTIGTLFTLGIFSVKVGFGLGFGRMGWKVIGMTLAGYVALFVLIAMFSEHLINLLEPVLRKGPYLHLFIATGMVVWGFFILRNPHECKTEGEMLKPSLLLIIPCPICLMAITFSIWAALSVIKLPAMLVGFGMGMTFAIFSFLLLMVTRKRKSAISLGLSMMGIGLYFIAALFLPAKIEEARGIYNSFVNEGSGLALNNQIGVFVVLLGAILTGFCQKR